Proteins encoded together in one Bos taurus isolate L1 Dominette 01449 registration number 42190680 breed Hereford unplaced genomic scaffold, ARS-UCD2.0 Super-Scaffold_1723_ScbfJmS_2085, whole genome shotgun sequence window:
- the ZIC3 gene encoding zinc finger protein ZIC 3, whose amino-acid sequence MTMLLDGGPQFPGLGVGSFGAPRHHEMPNREPAGIGLTPFGDSPHAAAAAAAAFKLSPAAAHDLSSGQSSAFTPQGSGYANALGHHHHHHHHHHHAGQVPSYGGAASAAFNSTRDFLFRQRGSGLGEAASGGGQHGLFAGSASSLHAPAGISEPPGYLLFPGLHDQGAGHPSPTGHVDNNQVHLGLRGELFGRADPYRPVASPRTDPYTAGAQFPNYSPMNMNMGVNVAAHHGPGAFFRYMRQPIKQELSCKWIDEAQLSRPKKSCDRTFSTMHELVTHVTMEHVGGPEQNNHVCYWEECPREGKSFKAKYKLVNHIRVHTGEKPFPCPFPGCGKIFARSENLKIHKRTHTGEKPFKCEFEGCDRRFANSSDRKKHMHVHTSDKPYICKVCDKSYTHPSSLRKHMKVHESQGSDSSPAASSGYESSTPPAIASANSKDTTKTPSAVQTSTSHNPGLPPNFNEWYV is encoded by the exons ATGACGATGCTCCTGGACGGAGGCCCGCAGTTCCCAGGACTGGGAGTGGGCAGCTTCGGCGCGCCGCGCCACCACGAGATGCCCAACCGCGAGCCGGCGGGCATAGGGCTGACTCCTTTCGGGGACTCGCCccacgccgccgccgccgccgccgccgccttcaAGCTGAGCCCCGCGGCGGCTCACGATCTGTCTTCTGGCCAGAGCTCGGCGTTCACGCCGCAGGGTTCGGGTTACGCCAACGCCCTgggccatcatcaccaccaccatcaccaccatcaccacgcCGGCCAGGTGCCCAGCTACGGCGGAGCCGCCTCCGCCGCCTTCAACTCCACGCGCGACTTTCTGTTCCGCCAGCGCGGCTCCGGGCTCGGCGAGGCGGCCTCGGGTGGCGGGCAGCACGGGCTCTTCGCCGGCTCGGCGAGTAGCCTGCACGCTCCGGCTGGCATCTCTGAGCCCCCTGGCTACCTGCTCTTCCCCGGGCTGCACGACCAAGGCGCTGGGCACCCGTCGCCCACCGGGCACGTGGACAACAACCAGGTCCACCTGGGGCTGCGCGGGGAGCTGTTCGGCCGCGCTGACCCGTACCGCCCGGTGGCCAGCCCGCGCACGGACCCCTACACGGCCGGCGCGCAGTTCCCGAACTACAGCCCCATGAACATGAACATGGGCGTGAACGTGGCGGCCCACCACGGGCCCGGCGCCTTCTTCCGTTACATGCGACAGCCCATCAAGCAGGAGCTGTCGTGCAAGTGGATCGACGAGGCTCAGCTGAGCCGGCCCAAGAAGAGCTGTGACCGGACCTTCAGCACCATGCACGAGCTGGTGACACATGTCACCATGGAGCATGTGGGGGGCCCGGAGCAGAACAACCACGTCTGCTATTGGGAGGAGTGCCCCCGCGAGGGCAAGTCTTTCAAGGCGAAGTACAAACTGGTCAATCACATTCGGGTGcacacgggcgagaagccctTCCCGTGCCCCTTCCCGGGCTGCGGGAAGATCTTCGCTCGCTCCGAGAACCTCAAGATCCACAAGAGGACCCACACAG GTGAGAAACCTTTTAAATGTGAATTTGAAGGCTGTGACAGACGCTTTGCCAACAGCAGCGACCGCAAGAAGCACATGCATGTGCACACCTCGGACAAGCCCTATATCTGCAAAGTGTGCGACAAGTCCTACACGCACCCGAGCTCCCTGCGCAAGCACATGAAG GTTCATGAATCTCAAGGGTCAGATTCCTCCCCTGCTGCCAGTTCAGGCTATGAATCTTCCACTCCACCCGCTATAGCTTCTGCAAACAGTAAAGATACCACTAAAACCCCTTCTGCAGTTCAAACTAGCACCAGCCACAACCCTGGACTTCCTCCCAATTTTAACGAATGGTACGTCTGA
- the ZIC3 gene encoding zinc finger protein ZIC 3 isoform X1, with the protein MTMLLDGGPQFPGLGVGSFGAPRHHEMPNREPAGIGLTPFGDSPHAAAAAAAAFKLSPAAAHDLSSGQSSAFTPQGSGYANALGHHHHHHHHHHHAGQVPSYGGAASAAFNSTRDFLFRQRGSGLGEAASGGGQHGLFAGSASSLHAPAGISEPPGYLLFPGLHDQGAGHPSPTGHVDNNQVHLGLRGELFGRADPYRPVASPRTDPYTAGAQFPNYSPMNMNMGVNVAAHHGPGAFFRYMRQPIKQELSCKWIDEAQLSRPKKSCDRTFSTMHELVTHVTMEHVGGPEQNNHVCYWEECPREGKSFKAKYKLVNHIRVHTGEKPFPCPFPGCGKIFARSENLKIHKRTHTGEKPFKCEFEGCDRRFANSSDRKKHMHVHTSDKPYICKVCDKSYTHPSSLRKHMKCCPAWYPGQSLIPDEELDTDVGMQQPALHNTTYPKCRVNAEPTVQEMIY; encoded by the exons ATGACGATGCTCCTGGACGGAGGCCCGCAGTTCCCAGGACTGGGAGTGGGCAGCTTCGGCGCGCCGCGCCACCACGAGATGCCCAACCGCGAGCCGGCGGGCATAGGGCTGACTCCTTTCGGGGACTCGCCccacgccgccgccgccgccgccgccgccttcaAGCTGAGCCCCGCGGCGGCTCACGATCTGTCTTCTGGCCAGAGCTCGGCGTTCACGCCGCAGGGTTCGGGTTACGCCAACGCCCTgggccatcatcaccaccaccatcaccaccatcaccacgcCGGCCAGGTGCCCAGCTACGGCGGAGCCGCCTCCGCCGCCTTCAACTCCACGCGCGACTTTCTGTTCCGCCAGCGCGGCTCCGGGCTCGGCGAGGCGGCCTCGGGTGGCGGGCAGCACGGGCTCTTCGCCGGCTCGGCGAGTAGCCTGCACGCTCCGGCTGGCATCTCTGAGCCCCCTGGCTACCTGCTCTTCCCCGGGCTGCACGACCAAGGCGCTGGGCACCCGTCGCCCACCGGGCACGTGGACAACAACCAGGTCCACCTGGGGCTGCGCGGGGAGCTGTTCGGCCGCGCTGACCCGTACCGCCCGGTGGCCAGCCCGCGCACGGACCCCTACACGGCCGGCGCGCAGTTCCCGAACTACAGCCCCATGAACATGAACATGGGCGTGAACGTGGCGGCCCACCACGGGCCCGGCGCCTTCTTCCGTTACATGCGACAGCCCATCAAGCAGGAGCTGTCGTGCAAGTGGATCGACGAGGCTCAGCTGAGCCGGCCCAAGAAGAGCTGTGACCGGACCTTCAGCACCATGCACGAGCTGGTGACACATGTCACCATGGAGCATGTGGGGGGCCCGGAGCAGAACAACCACGTCTGCTATTGGGAGGAGTGCCCCCGCGAGGGCAAGTCTTTCAAGGCGAAGTACAAACTGGTCAATCACATTCGGGTGcacacgggcgagaagccctTCCCGTGCCCCTTCCCGGGCTGCGGGAAGATCTTCGCTCGCTCCGAGAACCTCAAGATCCACAAGAGGACCCACACAG GTGAGAAACCTTTTAAATGTGAATTTGAAGGCTGTGACAGACGCTTTGCCAACAGCAGCGACCGCAAGAAGCACATGCATGTGCACACCTCGGACAAGCCCTATATCTGCAAAGTGTGCGACAAGTCCTACACGCACCCGAGCTCCCTGCGCAAGCACATGAAG tGTTGTCCTGCTTGGTATCCGGGACAGTCTCTAATTCCTGATGAAGAACTTGATACTGACGTTGGTATGCAGCAGCCAGCCCTCCATAACACTACCTATCCTAAATGCAGGGTTAATGCCGAACCTACTGTGCAAGAAATGATTTACTGA